In a single window of the Thermus amyloliquefaciens genome:
- the ppdK gene encoding pyruvate, phosphate dikinase, whose protein sequence is MGTDTRVYLLSEARGLSRDLLGGKGYGLVEMAQSGLPVPPALIITTEACRRFLREGEVPGLWEEVRAKLAALEGLVGKRFGQGEGNTPPLLLSVRSGAPVSMPGMMDTILNLGLNPEGVEALARATGNPRFAWDAFRRLLAMYGEVVLGEKAEVFEGMLSALKEKRGVRSDTGLSPEDLEALSFQYLRHLEARGTPFPLDPWEQLQGAILAVFRSWQNPRAKTYRRIYGIPEDLGTAVVVQAMVFGNLGEDSGTGVGFTRNPATGEKGLYGEYLRNAQGEDVVAGIRTPEPLERLKEYAPELYRELEEVAALLERHFRDMQDFEFTVERGRLFLLQTRSGKRTAQAAVRIAVEMAKEGLIPREEAVLRVEANALPGLLRPAVDRDKAPKPLLKGLPASPGAAVGHAVFSNEAAERYAAQGLPALLVRPETTPEDITGMYLSRGILTARGGLTSHAAVVARGLGVPAVVGAEALRVYPEEGRAQVDGVEIREGEILTLDGSTGEVYLGAVALVESAGEALLQELLAWAEPHRRLGVRANADTPEDAQRARAFGAEGIGLCRTEHMFFREERIPWVRRLILAHTPEEEAEALEKLFAFQKADFKEILKAMDGLPVTVRLLDPPLHEFLPPLADLEAKVHAGDEEAKALLERAKALEEQNPMLGFRGVRLLLLRPNVFRMQLRALLEAAKELREEGFDPRPEVMVPLVADPKEVERARALAEELFREYGPIPFGTMIETPRAALLAAEIAPMVDFFSFGTNDLTQMAFGLSRDDAGKFLPRYVEEGLFPFDPTERLDEKGVGRLLRLAVEEGRRANPRLKLGLCGEHGGEARSVQFVADLLDYTSASPFRVLTARLAAAQAGMRASRAVSG, encoded by the coding sequence GTGGGTACGGATACGCGGGTGTATCTCCTTTCCGAGGCCCGGGGTCTTTCCCGGGACCTCTTGGGTGGCAAAGGGTATGGGCTCGTGGAGATGGCCCAGTCGGGGCTTCCCGTTCCCCCGGCCCTGATCATCACCACCGAGGCTTGCCGCCGCTTTCTCAGGGAGGGGGAGGTGCCGGGTCTGTGGGAGGAGGTCCGGGCCAAGCTGGCGGCCCTCGAGGGCCTAGTAGGGAAGCGCTTCGGCCAAGGGGAGGGGAATACCCCTCCCCTCCTCCTTTCCGTGCGCAGCGGGGCCCCGGTGTCCATGCCCGGCATGATGGACACCATCCTGAACCTGGGGTTGAACCCTGAAGGGGTGGAGGCCCTCGCCCGGGCCACGGGAAACCCCCGCTTCGCCTGGGACGCCTTTAGGAGGCTCCTGGCCATGTACGGGGAGGTGGTCTTGGGGGAGAAGGCGGAGGTCTTTGAGGGCATGCTCTCCGCCTTGAAGGAAAAACGGGGTGTGCGGAGCGACACGGGGCTTTCCCCCGAGGACCTCGAGGCCCTTTCCTTCCAGTACCTCCGCCACCTGGAGGCCCGGGGAACCCCCTTCCCCTTGGACCCTTGGGAGCAACTGCAGGGGGCCATCCTGGCGGTGTTCCGCAGCTGGCAAAACCCCAGGGCCAAGACCTACCGCCGCATCTACGGCATCCCCGAGGACCTGGGAACGGCGGTGGTGGTCCAGGCCATGGTCTTCGGCAACCTGGGGGAGGACTCGGGGACCGGGGTGGGCTTTACCCGTAACCCCGCCACCGGGGAGAAGGGCCTCTACGGGGAGTACCTGAGGAACGCCCAAGGGGAGGACGTGGTGGCGGGGATCCGCACCCCGGAGCCCCTGGAGCGCCTCAAGGAGTACGCCCCCGAGCTTTACCGGGAGCTGGAGGAGGTGGCGGCCCTCTTGGAGCGCCACTTCCGGGACATGCAGGACTTTGAGTTCACCGTGGAGCGGGGGAGGCTTTTCCTCCTCCAGACCCGCTCCGGGAAGCGCACCGCCCAGGCCGCGGTGCGGATCGCGGTGGAGATGGCCAAGGAGGGGCTCATCCCCCGGGAAGAGGCCGTCCTCAGGGTGGAGGCCAACGCCCTCCCCGGCCTCCTCCGGCCTGCCGTGGACCGGGACAAGGCCCCCAAGCCCCTCCTCAAGGGGCTTCCCGCAAGCCCCGGGGCCGCGGTGGGGCATGCGGTCTTCAGCAACGAGGCGGCGGAGCGCTACGCCGCCCAGGGGCTTCCCGCCCTCCTGGTGCGCCCCGAGACCACCCCCGAGGACATCACCGGCATGTACCTCTCCCGGGGCATCCTCACCGCCCGGGGCGGCCTCACCTCCCATGCCGCGGTGGTGGCCCGCGGCCTGGGGGTGCCCGCGGTGGTGGGGGCCGAGGCCCTCCGGGTTTACCCGGAGGAGGGGAGGGCCCAGGTGGACGGGGTGGAGATCCGGGAGGGGGAGATCCTCACCCTGGACGGTAGCACCGGGGAGGTCTACCTGGGGGCGGTGGCCCTGGTGGAGTCCGCGGGGGAAGCCCTCCTGCAGGAGCTCCTCGCCTGGGCCGAGCCCCACCGGCGCCTGGGGGTGCGGGCCAACGCCGACACCCCGGAGGACGCCCAAAGGGCCCGGGCCTTCGGGGCGGAGGGGATCGGGCTTTGCCGCACGGAACACATGTTCTTCCGCGAGGAGCGCATCCCTTGGGTGCGCCGCCTGATCCTGGCCCATACCCCCGAGGAGGAAGCGGAGGCCCTGGAGAAGCTCTTTGCCTTCCAGAAGGCGGACTTCAAGGAGATCCTGAAGGCCATGGACGGCCTGCCCGTCACCGTGCGCCTCCTGGACCCGCCCCTGCACGAGTTCCTGCCCCCTCTTGCGGACCTCGAGGCCAAGGTCCACGCCGGGGACGAGGAGGCCAAGGCCCTCCTGGAGAGGGCCAAGGCCCTGGAGGAGCAGAACCCCATGCTGGGCTTCCGCGGGGTTCGCCTCCTCCTTCTGCGCCCCAACGTCTTCCGCATGCAGCTAAGGGCGCTTCTGGAGGCGGCCAAGGAGCTTAGGGAGGAGGGCTTTGACCCCCGCCCGGAGGTGATGGTGCCCCTGGTGGCCGACCCCAAGGAGGTGGAAAGGGCCAGGGCCCTGGCGGAGGAGCTTTTCCGGGAGTACGGGCCCATTCCCTTCGGCACCATGATCGAGACCCCCCGGGCCGCCCTCCTGGCGGCGGAGATCGCCCCCATGGTGGACTTCTTCAGCTTCGGCACCAACGATCTCACCCAGATGGCCTTCGGCCTCTCCCGGGATGACGCCGGGAAGTTCCTCCCCCGCTACGTGGAGGAGGGTCTTTTCCCCTTTGACCCCACGGAGCGCCTGGACGAGAAGGGGGTGGGGAGGCTCTTAAGGCTGGCGGTGGAGGAGGGGAGGCGGGCCAACCCTAGGCTCAAGCTTGGCCTTTGCGGGGAGCACGGGGGGGAGGCCAGGAGCGTGCAGTTCGTGGCCGACCTTTTGGACTACACCTCGGCAAGCCCCTTTAGGGTGCTCACCGCCCGCCTGGCCGCGGCCCAGGCGGGGATGCGGGCCTCGAGGGCGGTTTCGGGCTAG
- a CDS encoding ABC transporter ATP-binding protein: MSLLAVQGLTVRYGPLEAARGVAFSLREGEALTLIGPNGAGKTSVLRGLLGLAQAEGRVYMDGEELRARSPEALLERGLVLVPEGRALFPGLSVEDNLLLGGFTRFRRRENLGPDLERVYALFPRLLERRRQPAGTLSGGEQQMLAIGRALMARPRVLLLDEPSLGLAPLMVREIYRILGELKREGTTLLLVEQNAKMALSLADRGLVLEAGEVVLEGPAEALRQDPKVVEAYLGLSREVEEG; this comes from the coding sequence ATGAGTCTCCTTGCCGTTCAGGGCCTTACCGTGCGCTACGGGCCCCTCGAGGCGGCCCGGGGGGTGGCCTTTTCCCTGAGGGAAGGGGAGGCCCTCACCCTCATCGGCCCCAATGGGGCGGGGAAGACCAGCGTGCTCCGGGGGCTTCTGGGCCTGGCCCAGGCGGAGGGGCGGGTGTATATGGACGGGGAGGAGCTCAGGGCCAGGAGCCCCGAGGCCCTCTTGGAGCGGGGTCTGGTGTTGGTGCCGGAGGGCCGGGCCCTTTTCCCCGGGCTTTCCGTGGAGGACAACCTCCTCCTGGGAGGCTTCACCCGTTTCCGCCGCCGGGAGAACCTGGGGCCGGATCTGGAGAGGGTCTATGCCCTTTTCCCCAGGCTTTTGGAAAGGAGAAGGCAACCCGCGGGTACCCTCTCCGGGGGGGAGCAGCAGATGCTGGCCATCGGCCGCGCCCTCATGGCCAGGCCCCGGGTCCTCCTCCTGGACGAGCCCTCCTTGGGCCTGGCCCCCCTGATGGTGCGGGAGATTTACCGCATCCTGGGCGAGCTGAAGCGGGAAGGCACCACCCTGCTCCTGGTGGAGCAAAACGCCAAGATGGCCCTATCCCTGGCCGACCGGGGGCTGGTTCTGGAGGCGGGGGAGGTGGTCTTGGAGGGCCCGGCGGAAGCCCTGCGCCAGGACCCCAAGGTGGTGGAGGCCTACCTGGGCCTCTCCCGGGAGGTGGAGGAGGGATGA
- a CDS encoding thioesterase family protein, which yields MRPIPLGFEAVFETVVTPEMTVDFEELGPVHPVYATYWMAKHMELAGRKIILPFLEEGEEGIGSYVEVRHLASALPGMRVRILARHEGTEGNRVHASMVAYNELGDLIGRGRTEQVILPKAKVAEIFARLRQRWEAQG from the coding sequence ATGCGCCCCATCCCTCTCGGCTTTGAGGCGGTGTTTGAGACCGTGGTGACCCCGGAGATGACCGTGGACTTTGAGGAGCTCGGCCCCGTGCACCCCGTCTACGCCACCTACTGGATGGCCAAGCACATGGAGCTGGCCGGGCGCAAGATCATCCTCCCCTTCCTGGAGGAGGGGGAGGAGGGCATTGGCAGTTACGTGGAGGTGCGCCACCTGGCCTCGGCCTTGCCGGGGATGCGGGTGCGCATCCTGGCCCGGCACGAGGGCACCGAGGGGAACCGGGTGCACGCCAGCATGGTGGCCTACAACGAGCTGGGGGACCTGATCGGCCGGGGACGCACGGAGCAGGTGATCCTGCCCAAGGCCAAGGTGGCGGAGATCTTCGCCCGCCTGCGCCAGCGCTGGGAAGCCCAAGGCTAA
- a CDS encoding ABC transporter substrate-binding protein, which produces MKRWLVALLVLALSALAQEALKVGVVVSATGPAASLGIPERNTFLMLQEMLDRAGGVAGRKVQFVILDDASDTTQAVRNTRRLVEEGVVAVIGTTTTPASLGMIPVVAEAKVPMISLAASKDIIHPVDAQRFWVFKTPQTEELMARAIVADMVARGVKTVGYIGFNDAYGEGWARFFEAEAKAKGLQVVVSERYARTDTSVTGQALRIIARRPDAVLVGASGTPAVLPQRTLKERGYPGLIYQTHGVANPDFLRVGGKDVEGTLLPAGPILVAEQLPGTFPSKRVALDYIQRYEAKYGIGSYSTFGAHAWDAWLILKPALERALKRADPAKDLAAFRAALRDEMEATRNLVATHGVFTFTKEDHLGLRFEDAAVMVRIEGGRWKLERIFR; this is translated from the coding sequence ATGAAACGCTGGTTGGTGGCCCTGTTGGTGTTGGCCCTTTCGGCTTTGGCCCAGGAGGCCCTGAAGGTGGGCGTGGTGGTCTCCGCCACCGGTCCTGCCGCCTCCTTGGGGATTCCCGAGCGGAACACCTTCCTCATGCTCCAGGAGATGCTGGACCGCGCGGGCGGCGTGGCCGGGCGGAAGGTGCAGTTCGTGATCCTGGATGACGCCTCGGATACCACCCAGGCGGTGCGGAACACCCGCCGCCTGGTGGAGGAGGGGGTGGTGGCGGTGATCGGCACCACCACCACCCCGGCCTCCTTGGGCATGATCCCCGTGGTGGCCGAGGCCAAGGTGCCCATGATCTCCCTGGCGGCCAGCAAGGACATCATCCACCCCGTGGACGCCCAGCGCTTCTGGGTCTTCAAGACCCCCCAGACGGAGGAGCTCATGGCCCGGGCCATCGTGGCGGACATGGTGGCCCGCGGGGTGAAGACGGTGGGGTACATCGGCTTCAACGACGCCTACGGGGAGGGCTGGGCCCGCTTCTTTGAGGCCGAGGCCAAGGCCAAGGGCCTGCAGGTGGTGGTGAGCGAGCGCTACGCCCGCACGGACACCTCGGTGACCGGCCAGGCCCTGCGCATCATCGCCCGCAGGCCCGATGCCGTCCTGGTGGGGGCGAGCGGCACCCCGGCGGTCCTGCCCCAGCGCACCCTGAAGGAGCGGGGCTACCCGGGCCTCATCTACCAGACCCACGGGGTGGCCAACCCGGACTTCCTGCGGGTGGGGGGGAAGGACGTGGAGGGCACCCTGCTGCCCGCGGGGCCTATTTTGGTGGCGGAGCAGCTCCCCGGCACCTTCCCCAGCAAGCGGGTGGCCCTGGACTACATCCAGCGTTACGAGGCCAAGTACGGCATCGGCAGCTACTCCACCTTCGGGGCCCACGCCTGGGATGCCTGGCTCATCCTGAAGCCGGCCCTGGAGCGGGCCCTCAAGCGGGCCGATCCCGCCAAGGACCTGGCCGCCTTCCGCGCCGCCCTCAGGGACGAGATGGAGGCCACCCGGAACCTGGTGGCCACCCACGGGGTCTTCACCTTCACCAAGGAGGACCACCTGGGCCTGCGCTTTGAGGATGCGGCGGTGATGGTGCGGATCGAGGGAGGCCGCTGGAAGCTGGAGCGCATCTTCCGCTAA
- a CDS encoding phenylacetate--CoA ligase family protein, with product MYQPELETLPREKLRALQEERLRAVVAYVYERVPFYRRLLDEAGVDPKGVRTLEDLPKLPFTRKDHLRENYPFGLFAVPREEVARIHASSGTTGKPTVVGYSKKDLGIFAEVVARSLAAAGARPGLMLHNAYGYGLFTGGLGLHAGAEALGMTVVPVSGGMTERQLMLIQDFRPEVISCTPSYAQTLAEEFRKRGVAPEALSLEYAVLGAEPWTEAIRKQVDEGLGVRSTNIYGLSEIIGPGVANECVEERQGSHIWEDHFLPEVVDPQTGEPLPEGKVGVLVLTTLTKEAMPLLRYWTGDLTFLTREPCSCGRTHVRMGPVLGRTDDMLIIRGVNVYPTQVEAVLLGIPEVEPYYQIVVRREGTLDEAELKVEVSEAFFQEIGKKALSDEVIEADHRLHALREKVAHKIKDTIGVSMRVTLLAPGEAPRSEGGKLRRVLDLRKA from the coding sequence ATGTACCAGCCGGAACTGGAAACCCTTCCTAGGGAAAAGCTTAGGGCCTTGCAGGAGGAAAGGCTTCGGGCCGTGGTGGCCTACGTCTACGAAAGGGTGCCCTTCTACCGGCGGCTTCTGGACGAGGCGGGGGTGGACCCGAAGGGGGTGCGGACCCTGGAGGACCTTCCCAAACTCCCCTTCACCCGCAAGGACCACCTGCGGGAGAACTACCCCTTCGGCCTCTTCGCCGTGCCCCGGGAGGAGGTGGCCCGCATCCACGCCAGTAGCGGCACCACGGGCAAGCCCACGGTGGTGGGGTACAGCAAAAAGGACCTCGGGATCTTCGCCGAGGTGGTGGCCCGCTCCCTGGCGGCGGCGGGGGCCAGGCCCGGGCTCATGCTCCACAACGCCTACGGCTATGGCCTTTTCACCGGCGGCCTGGGCCTCCACGCCGGGGCGGAGGCCTTGGGGATGACGGTGGTCCCCGTCTCCGGGGGCATGACCGAACGGCAACTCATGCTCATCCAGGACTTCCGTCCGGAGGTGATCTCCTGCACCCCTTCCTACGCCCAGACCCTGGCGGAGGAGTTCCGGAAGCGGGGCGTGGCCCCGGAGGCCCTTTCCCTGGAGTACGCCGTCTTGGGCGCTGAGCCCTGGACCGAGGCCATAAGGAAGCAGGTGGACGAGGGGCTTGGGGTGCGGAGCACCAACATCTATGGCCTTTCGGAGATCATCGGCCCCGGGGTGGCCAACGAGTGCGTGGAGGAGCGCCAGGGAAGCCACATCTGGGAGGATCACTTCCTCCCCGAGGTGGTGGACCCACAAACGGGCGAGCCCCTGCCCGAAGGGAAGGTGGGCGTTTTGGTCCTCACCACCCTCACCAAGGAGGCCATGCCCCTCCTGCGCTACTGGACGGGGGACCTCACCTTCCTCACCCGCGAGCCCTGCTCCTGCGGCCGCACCCACGTGCGCATGGGGCCCGTCCTGGGGCGCACCGACGACATGCTCATCATCCGCGGGGTGAACGTCTACCCCACCCAGGTGGAGGCGGTCCTCCTGGGCATCCCCGAGGTGGAGCCCTACTACCAGATCGTGGTGCGGCGGGAGGGCACCTTGGACGAGGCCGAGCTCAAGGTGGAGGTTTCCGAGGCCTTCTTCCAGGAGATCGGCAAGAAGGCCCTTTCCGACGAGGTCATTGAGGCGGACCACCGCCTGCATGCCCTCAGGGAGAAGGTGGCCCACAAGATCAAGGACACCATCGGGGTGAGCATGAGGGTGACCCTCCTGGCCCCTGGGGAGGCCCCCAGGAGCGAGGGGGGTAAGCTCCGCCGGGTTTTGGACCTGAGGAAAGCCTGA
- a CDS encoding ABC transporter permease subunit: MRYLWFLLLLVPLALSPFPYYLTLLNFFALAAMVALSLYVLTGLAGMTSFAQAAFMGMGAYATALLTVRLGLSPWVGLLVGVFLALVLALVLGALTVRLKGHFLPLSTIAWQVALYILAGNLVGLTGGHTGLTDLPPMGLFGFPLDTGFRYAFLTLFLLVLLILGLYNLRHSRMGRALLALRGDALAAASFGVDPAALRLKAFLLSGAIAGLAGVLYAHFLRFVNPTPFSLEASIKYLVMAVAGGVGSIPGVILGAAFFTGLEDWLKDLLPLLLGRQGNYETIGYGLILALILILAPKGLWPVVERYLPSRGLGLPKAEPLSLRGPDGPRGEVVLEVRGLQKSFGGLLAVAGVSFTLKRGEILALIGPNGAGKSTIFNLVAGALLPDRGQVRLFGKEVTGLPPHRIHALGLGRTFQHPHLFPELTVLENAALGTFSRTRAGFLQALLGFSRKEEERALATAYWALKRVGLESLALEKAERLAVGQQRLLEIARVLASGAEVLLLDEPAAGLRAQEKRELASLLRSLVREGYTVLIVDHDMDLIMGLADRVVVMNYGEKIAEGSPKEVQRNPLVRAAYLGEEEVA; encoded by the coding sequence ATGCGCTACCTTTGGTTTTTGTTGCTCCTGGTGCCTCTGGCCCTTTCCCCCTTTCCCTACTACCTCACCCTGCTGAACTTTTTCGCCCTCGCCGCCATGGTGGCCCTTTCCCTTTATGTGCTCACGGGCCTGGCGGGCATGACCAGCTTCGCCCAGGCGGCCTTTATGGGCATGGGGGCCTACGCCACCGCCCTGCTCACGGTGCGCCTGGGGCTTTCCCCCTGGGTGGGGCTTTTGGTGGGGGTTTTCCTCGCCCTAGTCCTGGCCCTGGTCCTGGGAGCCCTCACGGTCAGGCTCAAGGGGCACTTCCTGCCCCTTTCCACCATCGCCTGGCAGGTGGCTCTGTACATCCTGGCGGGGAACCTGGTGGGGCTTACGGGGGGGCACACCGGGCTCACCGACCTCCCCCCGATGGGCCTCTTCGGTTTTCCCCTGGACACGGGCTTTCGCTACGCCTTCCTCACCCTTTTCCTTTTGGTCCTCCTGATCCTAGGCCTTTACAACCTGCGCCATAGCCGCATGGGCCGGGCCCTTTTGGCCCTGAGGGGGGATGCCCTGGCGGCGGCCAGCTTCGGGGTGGATCCGGCAGCCCTCAGGCTCAAGGCCTTTTTGCTCTCCGGGGCCATCGCCGGGCTCGCCGGCGTTCTTTACGCCCACTTCCTGCGCTTCGTCAACCCCACCCCCTTCTCCCTGGAGGCCTCCATCAAGTATCTGGTGATGGCCGTGGCGGGAGGGGTGGGGAGCATCCCGGGGGTGATCCTGGGGGCGGCCTTCTTCACCGGCCTCGAGGACTGGCTCAAGGACCTCCTGCCCCTCCTTTTGGGGCGGCAGGGCAACTACGAGACCATCGGCTATGGCCTCATCCTGGCCCTGATCCTTATCCTGGCCCCCAAGGGCCTCTGGCCCGTGGTGGAACGGTACCTGCCAAGCCGGGGGTTGGGGCTACCCAAGGCGGAGCCCCTTTCCCTAAGGGGCCCTGACGGCCCCCGGGGCGAGGTGGTCCTCGAGGTGCGGGGCCTGCAGAAGTCCTTCGGGGGGCTTTTGGCGGTGGCGGGGGTCTCCTTCACCCTGAAGCGGGGGGAGATCCTGGCCCTGATCGGGCCCAACGGGGCGGGGAAGAGCACCATCTTCAACCTGGTGGCCGGGGCCCTCCTTCCCGACCGCGGCCAGGTTCGCCTCTTCGGCAAGGAAGTGACGGGGCTTCCTCCCCACCGGATCCACGCCCTGGGCCTGGGCCGCACCTTCCAACACCCCCACCTTTTCCCGGAGCTCACGGTGCTGGAAAACGCCGCCTTGGGCACCTTTAGCCGCACCCGGGCGGGCTTCCTCCAGGCCCTTTTGGGTTTTTCCCGCAAGGAGGAGGAGCGGGCCCTGGCCACCGCCTACTGGGCCCTGAAGCGGGTGGGGCTGGAGTCCTTGGCCCTGGAGAAGGCGGAGCGCCTTGCCGTGGGCCAACAGCGCCTTTTGGAGATCGCCCGGGTCTTGGCTTCGGGGGCGGAGGTGCTCCTTTTGGACGAACCGGCGGCGGGGCTAAGGGCCCAGGAGAAAAGGGAGCTGGCCTCCCTTCTTCGTTCCCTGGTCAGGGAGGGCTATACGGTCCTGATCGTGGACCACGACATGGACCTCATCATGGGCCTGGCGGACCGGGTGGTGGTGATGAACTACGGGGAGAAGATCGCGGAAGGAAGCCCTAAGGAGGTCCAGCGGAACCCCCTGGTGCGGGCGGCCTACTTGGGCGAGGAGGAGGTGGCATGA